From a single Mycolicibacterium moriokaense genomic region:
- a CDS encoding TetR/AcrR family transcriptional regulator → MKVNDRAGAPPTTRRTQAQRTAATRAALIDAGRKLFADKGFNEVSTQAIVAAAGVTRGALYHQFDDKVGLFAAVYEQIERDLVEDIARQIAELQPLDPLETMRVAARLFLDGCAAPDVQQIVLIDAPAVLGWDRWREVGVKYGLGVIEGMLAHAITEKAIPEQPLRPTAHVLLGALDEAALYVSRAADRKRARSEMDAVCERLIRGIAGG, encoded by the coding sequence ATGAAAGTCAACGATCGGGCTGGGGCACCGCCGACGACCAGGCGCACCCAGGCACAGCGCACGGCGGCGACGCGCGCGGCGTTGATCGATGCCGGCCGAAAGCTGTTCGCCGACAAGGGCTTCAACGAGGTCTCCACGCAGGCGATCGTGGCCGCCGCCGGGGTTACCCGCGGCGCGCTGTACCACCAGTTCGACGACAAGGTAGGCCTGTTCGCGGCGGTCTACGAGCAGATCGAGCGGGATCTGGTCGAGGACATCGCCCGCCAGATCGCCGAACTCCAGCCCCTCGATCCGTTGGAGACGATGCGGGTCGCTGCTCGCTTGTTCCTCGACGGGTGCGCGGCGCCCGATGTGCAGCAGATCGTTCTGATCGACGCCCCGGCGGTGCTGGGCTGGGACCGCTGGCGCGAAGTCGGGGTCAAGTACGGGCTCGGGGTGATCGAGGGAATGCTCGCCCACGCGATCACTGAGAAGGCCATCCCGGAGCAGCCGCTGCGTCCCACCGCACATGTGTTGCTCGGCGCGCTCGACGAGGCGGCGCTGTACGTGTCGCGTGCCGCTGACCGGAAGCGGGCGCGCAGCGAGATGGACGCCGTGTGCGAGCGATTGATCAGAGGGATCGCCGGCGGTTAG
- a CDS encoding MFS transporter has protein sequence MTADVSTGTITTQVPSRLDRLPWSRFHWRVVIGLGGVWVLDGLEVTMVGNVAERLTEPGSGIELTAGQIGIAAAIYIAGACLGALFFGQLTDRFGRKKLFILTLAVYLAATVATAFAFAPWYFFIARFFTGAGIGGEYAAINSAIDELIPARVRGRVDLIINGSYWLGAAGGAAGALLLLNTSLFPQDLGWRLAFGIGAVFGLAVLVVRRHVPESPRWLFIHGREEDAERIVREIEQEVERETSEKLSEPEGSLTIRPRKTISFVEIAKVAFTQYPKRAILGLALFIGQAFLYNAFTFNLGTLLGTFYGVASGTVPLFFIVWALSNFAGPLLLGRLFDTVGRKAMIAFAYLGSAVVAIALTALFFAEIGGVDIFIAVLSVYFFLASSGASAAYLTVSEIFPMETRALAIAFFYAVGTAIGGITGPLLFGQLIDTGDRGLVAMSFLIGAAVMAVGGVVELIFGVKAEGKNLEDLAEPLTAESDEADEPAESDEQRARAARIAARAQRQLAMQSGARRYRPGPSAGWNAAWRESPSPGTIESALDHEIETIVRAVAEHQPMKVRDLHRAVGARYWGPGAFRSAVREALAENRIARQRHGLIGLPPQDANQGS, from the coding sequence ATGACCGCGGATGTTTCGACCGGCACGATCACGACACAGGTACCCAGCCGGCTGGATCGCCTGCCCTGGTCCAGATTCCACTGGCGGGTGGTGATCGGACTCGGTGGCGTGTGGGTCCTCGACGGCCTCGAAGTCACGATGGTGGGCAACGTCGCCGAGCGGCTCACCGAGCCCGGCAGCGGAATCGAGCTCACCGCAGGCCAGATCGGCATCGCCGCTGCGATCTACATCGCGGGCGCTTGCCTGGGCGCCTTGTTCTTCGGTCAGCTCACCGATCGGTTCGGCCGCAAGAAACTGTTCATCCTGACGCTCGCGGTGTACCTGGCCGCCACGGTGGCAACGGCATTCGCGTTCGCGCCGTGGTATTTCTTCATCGCCCGCTTCTTCACCGGGGCCGGTATCGGTGGCGAATATGCCGCGATCAACTCCGCGATCGACGAGTTGATCCCGGCGCGTGTCCGCGGCCGCGTCGACCTGATCATCAACGGGTCGTATTGGTTGGGCGCCGCGGGCGGCGCGGCGGGCGCCCTGCTGTTGTTGAACACCTCGCTGTTCCCCCAGGATCTGGGCTGGCGGCTCGCCTTCGGCATCGGCGCCGTCTTCGGACTCGCGGTGCTGGTGGTGAGGCGCCACGTCCCGGAAAGTCCGCGTTGGTTGTTCATCCATGGGCGCGAGGAGGACGCCGAACGGATCGTCCGCGAGATCGAACAGGAGGTGGAACGCGAAACCAGCGAGAAGCTCTCCGAACCCGAAGGGTCGCTCACGATCCGGCCGCGCAAGACGATCTCGTTCGTCGAGATCGCCAAGGTCGCCTTCACTCAGTACCCCAAGCGCGCGATCCTCGGGCTGGCGTTGTTCATCGGCCAGGCCTTCCTGTACAACGCCTTCACGTTCAACCTCGGCACGCTGCTCGGCACGTTCTACGGTGTGGCCTCAGGGACGGTGCCGCTGTTCTTCATCGTATGGGCGCTGAGCAATTTCGCGGGACCGCTGCTGTTGGGCCGGTTGTTCGACACCGTGGGACGCAAAGCGATGATCGCGTTCGCATACCTGGGATCCGCGGTGGTGGCCATCGCGCTCACCGCGCTGTTCTTCGCGGAGATCGGCGGAGTGGACATCTTCATCGCGGTGCTGTCGGTCTACTTCTTCCTGGCGTCCTCAGGCGCCAGCGCGGCATACCTCACTGTCAGCGAGATCTTCCCGATGGAGACCCGGGCGTTGGCCATTGCGTTCTTCTACGCGGTCGGCACAGCGATCGGTGGCATCACAGGACCACTTCTCTTCGGCCAGCTCATCGACACCGGCGACCGGGGGCTGGTGGCCATGTCGTTTCTCATCGGCGCAGCCGTGATGGCGGTCGGCGGGGTGGTCGAGTTGATCTTCGGCGTGAAGGCCGAAGGCAAGAACCTGGAGGATCTCGCCGAACCGCTCACCGCCGAATCCGACGAAGCCGATGAGCCGGCCGAATCCGATGAGCAGCGGGCGCGCGCCGCACGGATTGCCGCACGGGCGCAACGGCAGCTCGCGATGCAATCCGGTGCCCGACGCTACCGGCCGGGGCCGTCGGCGGGCTGGAATGCGGCGTGGCGGGAGTCGCCGAGCCCCGGGACCATCGAGAGCGCGCTCGACCATGAGATCGAGACGATCGTCCGTGCCGTCGCCGAACATCAGCCGATGAAGGTGCGCGATCTGCACAGAGCGGTCGGCGCCCGCTACTGGGGGCCCGGCGCGTTTCGCAGCGCGGTGCGGGAAGCGTTGGCAGAGAACCGGATCGCGCGCCAGCGGCACGGCCTGATCGGGCTGCCACCGCAGGACGCCAACCAAGGATCGTGA
- a CDS encoding alpha/beta fold hydrolase encodes MPQVVLDQATIDYRVLGPEDSPYPPVVFVHGILVDSRLWDRVADGLARRGYRCYLPNWPLGSHTIPVDPGAELSPRSVATMIRDFIDRFGLSDVTLVGNDTGGGLCQLVVDAYPDRVGRLVLTNCDAFDKFPPFPFTIVFALLRGPVSIKVLFEQMRIKALRHSPLGFGLLLKPDPHLTASWLEPARTDVRIRRDLARLLRAVAKTDLIGVSTRMRHFTKPVTIVWGQRDRAFTPALGQRLAAQFPNSTLIEVPDARTFVSLDAPSAVIDAITAVAAKSR; translated from the coding sequence ATGCCGCAGGTCGTACTGGACCAAGCCACGATCGACTACCGCGTGTTGGGTCCAGAGGACTCGCCGTATCCGCCAGTCGTCTTCGTGCACGGAATCCTTGTGGACAGCAGGCTCTGGGACCGCGTCGCCGACGGTCTGGCGCGCCGGGGCTACCGCTGCTATCTGCCGAACTGGCCCCTTGGCTCGCACACGATTCCGGTCGATCCCGGTGCCGAACTCTCGCCGCGGTCGGTGGCGACGATGATCCGCGACTTCATCGACCGGTTCGGCCTGTCCGACGTCACGCTCGTGGGCAACGACACCGGCGGCGGCTTGTGCCAGTTGGTCGTCGACGCGTATCCCGACCGGGTGGGGCGGCTGGTCCTGACGAACTGCGATGCGTTCGACAAGTTTCCGCCGTTCCCGTTCACGATCGTGTTCGCGCTCCTACGTGGGCCCGTGTCGATCAAGGTGCTGTTCGAGCAGATGCGGATCAAAGCGCTGCGGCACTCTCCGCTCGGCTTCGGCCTGCTTCTCAAACCCGATCCGCACCTGACGGCGTCGTGGTTGGAGCCGGCACGCACGGACGTCCGGATTCGGCGCGACCTCGCGCGGCTGCTGCGGGCGGTCGCCAAAACCGACCTGATCGGCGTATCGACACGGATGCGCCACTTCACCAAGCCGGTCACCATCGTTTGGGGCCAGCGTGACCGGGCCTTCACCCCCGCGCTCGGCCAACGACTGGCCGCCCAGTTCCCGAACTCGACGCTGATCGAGGTGCCCGATGCGCGCACCTTCGTCTCGCTGGATGCGCCGTCGGCGGTGATCGACGCGATCACCGCAGTGGCGGCCAAATCCCGCTGA
- a CDS encoding thiol-disulfide oxidoreductase DCC family protein: MAGTLFFDGNCGMCTRARDFLVRHNRTGDLETEPLQAPSVAERLGVPEDRLLDSVRWLDQSGAVYSGAEAANAAVSVALGTRLPILIYRIPGIRQAEEAVYRWVADHRYRFPGKTPYCESHPVAC, translated from the coding sequence ATGGCCGGAACCCTGTTCTTCGACGGCAACTGCGGCATGTGCACACGGGCGCGCGATTTCCTGGTCCGGCACAACCGAACCGGCGACCTCGAGACGGAGCCGCTGCAGGCCCCAAGTGTGGCCGAGCGCCTCGGCGTACCCGAGGACCGACTGCTGGACTCCGTGCGCTGGCTGGACCAGTCGGGCGCCGTCTACTCCGGGGCGGAGGCGGCGAACGCCGCGGTGTCGGTTGCCCTCGGCACCCGGCTGCCGATCCTGATCTATCGGATACCGGGCATCCGGCAGGCCGAGGAGGCGGTCTACCGCTGGGTCGCCGACCATCGCTACCGCTTCCCGGGAAAGACGCCGTACTGCGAGTCGCATCCGGTCGCCTGCTGA